TCTCTAACGAATCAAATAATGCTGGCTTAATAATTAACTTATTAAAAATTCTTTCTGCCACTTTTTTACCAACACCTAAAGTAGTTTTTAGTTCCATAATTAATTCTTCATAAGTCATAATTAAGTCTCCTATAAATTAATCAATTATCTTAATATTATCAAAAATTTGTTTTCCTGTCTCTAGTCGATCTTTATGATCATCATAATTATCAATTTGTTTAACTAATAAATTCTGATAAAATTCTTCCACATCTGTTAAAGTTGCTTCTGGCAATTTATTTGCTTGTCGAATTTTAACATAATCATCACGAACATTATTTCATTCACTTTCACTTAAAGCAATGATAACAAAATCAAAATCAAATGCTTGAAATACTTTATTACGAAACTCTCAATCACACATTTCAAAACTAATTCAATTCGCTTCTGGTTTAGTATTTGTTACAATAATTACACCTTGTTCTGATCCGGCAGCATATTTAACATCATAAAAACTAATTAATTTATCTAATTGAACAACTTTCCCTTTTTCATTAATTAATTCCATAAACTTATTTTCAAACTTTTCTCGTTCTTCTTTATTAGCTTTAATTAAAATATTAAAAATTTGGTTAATTGAATAATTAATGTTACTAAGTTCATAAATATTAATTTTATTTTTCATATCATCACGATACTTATGTAAATCAGTAATACCTTCTAACTCTTTTGCCGGCGGTGTTTGTTCTAATTCAGTTGGAAAAGTACTTTCTTGTTCGCTACCTTTGTTATCATTAAACTCTGGAATAACATCTTTTGTACTTGCTTTGGGCATTGATGCTACTGGCTGTGAAAAGGGACTATTGTTTAATTCTTCATCATCAAATAATGAAAAATTCCGAAATAATGGCTGTGAACTTGGGATCTTTTTTTCTGATTGTTGCTCAATATTAACAACATTTTTTTCTTCAACTTGCTGAGACTTTGTAACTTCTTCAAAATTGTTTAAAGTATTATCAGAATTATTTTCCATTATTTCTATATTTTTAGTAATTATTTTTGAACTATCTGTCTTATTTCCCCCACTTTTTTTATCGTTGATGTCAACAGTAAGATCACTTAATTCTAAACCTTCTAAATTTTTAACGTTACCTTCGAACATTGCTAAAGCTTTTAATAAGATTAATTCAAAATACATTTCTTGTGTTCTATTGCTACGCATTTTAGTTGATGCTTCCGTAAATAAATCAAGTAGTGTTAATAACTCTTTTGATGTTAGTTTGTCAGCAAATATTTTTGCTTGACTTTCTGATAATAAATTTAAGAAAACAAGATTCCCTGTTTGTTTATATTCAAAAACTTCTTTCAACAGATCTAATAGATTTAATGTTAAAATTTCAAAATCAGAACCAGCCTCATAAATTTTTTTACTAGTTAATAAGACTTCTTCTGTTTTATATTCTAAAATATTTTTCAATAATTTTAACTTAACATTTTTTGAAACCGTTGCAAAAATAATATTAACACTTTCTAAAGTAATATTACGATCAGAAAACATGATTACTTGTTCTAGAATACTTAACGAATCACGAGCACTTCCATCCGCCAAAATTGCAATCTCTTTAATTGCAACTAAATCATAATTGATTCCTTCTTGTTGTAAGATTGCAATTATGTTATTTTCTAATTCAACTTTTGGGATTTTACGAAAATTATATTGTTGGCAACGTGAAATAATTGTGGCTGGAATTTTGTGACTCTCTGTTGTTGCTAAAATAAACACAACATGTTGCGGTGGTTCTTCTAATGTTTTTAACAAAGCATTAAAAGCCGAATTAGTTAACATATGAATTTCATCGATAATGTAAACTTTATATTTTGCCATTGTTGGT
This genomic window from Spiroplasma sp. SV19 contains:
- the dnaX gene encoding DNA polymerase III subunit gamma/tau codes for the protein MDYISLYRKYRPNTFDKIVGQVEIRKALKNAIINNTFSHAYLFSGPRGTGKTSIAKIFAKAINCTNLDNGNPCNTCPSCNEINRGGAVDVFEIDAASNNGVDEIREIRNNVQLLPTMAKYKVYIIDEIHMLTNSAFNALLKTLEEPPQHVVFILATTESHKIPATIISRCQQYNFRKIPKVELENNIIAILQQEGINYDLVAIKEIAILADGSARDSLSILEQVIMFSDRNITLESVNIIFATVSKNVKLKLLKNILEYKTEEVLLTSKKIYEAGSDFEILTLNLLDLLKEVFEYKQTGNLVFLNLLSESQAKIFADKLTSKELLTLLDLFTEASTKMRSNRTQEMYFELILLKALAMFEGNVKNLEGLELSDLTVDINDKKSGGNKTDSSKIITKNIEIMENNSDNTLNNFEEVTKSQQVEEKNVVNIEQQSEKKIPSSQPLFRNFSLFDDEELNNSPFSQPVASMPKASTKDVIPEFNDNKGSEQESTFPTELEQTPPAKELEGITDLHKYRDDMKNKINIYELSNINYSINQIFNILIKANKEEREKFENKFMELINEKGKVVQLDKLISFYDVKYAAGSEQGVIIVTNTKPEANWISFEMCDWEFRNKVFQAFDFDFVIIALSESEWNNVRDDYVKIRQANKLPEATLTDVEEFYQNLLVKQIDNYDDHKDRLETGKQIFDNIKIID